Proteins co-encoded in one Oreochromis aureus strain Israel breed Guangdong linkage group 3, ZZ_aureus, whole genome shotgun sequence genomic window:
- the LOC116316715 gene encoding uncharacterized protein LOC116316715 codes for MFNRTTGVPSPYPDLGVAPFISVPHVYRLYPEFPAYRATMAPYPAPQHSVAPSSAPTKQEKCYNPHDPTLTFVDGEDDLDFLCEGFISRRAKMSCGHAVTPTSLTNWCRRLLDQGRSRFVCGGSGCSAEWTFAEVCKMALLDPQEMEYFQKTMDFNAARQTLTTKLCPGCGFAVTRENGSDLNVLCKVCTAVKGRLFEFCWQCLREWKGARPRKDRCGNRGCCNPSLETLKKCPDIKFRGYDDEYESEYEDEDEFDSGVLVCPSVRACPTCGLLLEHSTMACPSVDCPRCNVTFCFVCLKNSGECLSSCIAAPRQTSIPVWKK; via the exons ATGTTCAACCGGACCACAGGTGTGCCTTCACCTTACCCAGATTTAGGTGTTGCTCCGTTCATCAGCGTGCCACATGTCTATCGCCTGTATCCAGAGTTTCCCGCGTACAGAGCGACGATGGCCCCATACCCGGCTCCGCAGCACAG TGTGGCGCCTTCAAGCGCGCCAACAAAACAGGAGAAGTGTTACAACCCTCACGACCCCACACTTACATTTGTAGATGGAGAGGATGATTTGGACT TTTTGTGTGAAGGCTTCATATCTCGCAGAGCTAAGATGTCCTGTGGTCACGCTGTGACCCCAACCTCTCTCACCAACTGGTGTCGGAGGTTGTTGGACCAG GGTAGAAGCAGGTTTGTGTGTGGTGGGTCTGGTTGTAGTGCTGAGTGGACTTTTGCAGAGGTTTGTAAAATGGCTCTGCTGGACCCTCAAGAAATGGAGTACTTTCAAAAAACCATGGACTTTAATGCTGCCAGGCAGACACTTACTACTAAGTTG TGTCCTGGATGTGGATTCGCTGTGACGAGAGAGAATGGGTCAGATTTGAATGTCCTCTGTAAAGTGTGCACAGCAGTAAAAGGACGGCTGTTTGAATTCTGCTGGCAGTGTTTGAGGGAGTGGAAGGGTGCACGGCCTCGGAAAGACCGCTGTGGAAATCGTGGCTGCTGCAACCCATCATTAGAAACATTAAAGAAATGCCCAGATATCAAATTCCGTGGGTATGACGATGAGTATGAGTCCGAGtatgaggatgaggatgagtTTGATTCTGGAGTCCTTGTTTGTCCCTCGGTCCGTGCCTGTCCTACCTGTGGTTTGCTGTTGGAGCACAGCACGATGGCTTGCCCATCAGTTGATTGCCCTCGATGTAATgtgacattttgttttgtgtgtctgaaaaACTCTGGCGAATGTTTGAGCAGTTGCATTGCTGCCCCCAGACAGACCTCTATACCTGTGTGGAAGAAATAA